A single Kryptolebias marmoratus isolate JLee-2015 linkage group LG7, ASM164957v2, whole genome shotgun sequence DNA region contains:
- the tec gene encoding tyrosine-protein kinase Tec, giving the protein MSGELLLEETLIKRSQQKKRTSPLNYKERLFVLTKTSLTYYDGKPEKRFKKASIELSRIKCVEIVRNGNVPVPCENKYPFQVVHDNNILYVFAPTQNSRSLWVQSLKDEIRTNANVLLKYHPQFWQDGSWVCCRQAEKQALGCEQYKLFDNSRKPLPELPENKRSRPLTPPPPEPDSGEEVMVALFDFPGVEAHDLSLKKGGEYVILEKCDPNWYRARNKYGEEGYIPSNYITERKSGSLKECVWYSKNVNRNKAEELLRKEDKEGAFIVRDSSTSGMYTVSLYSKSSSGEAGPVIKHYHIKETEGSPTLYYLAEKHMFPCIPELIEYHKHNGAGLVTRLRYPVGKQDKSTPPTAGFSYEKWEINPSEMTFMKELGSGQYGTVRLGLWRARHKVAIKTIREGAMHEEDFIEEAKVMMKLSHPKLVQLYGVCSQNRPIFIITEFMENGCLLNFLRQRRGSFSFESLLSMCLDVCEGMEYLEANSFIHRDLAARNCLLNEALVVKVSDFGMARYVLDDQYTSSSSTKFPVKWSPPEVFYYTRYSSKSDVWSFGVLMWEVFTEGRVPFEQSKNHEVVKFVSEGHRLFRPKLATAGMYDVMQFCWHEKPEDRPSFSSLCLMLADMLEEDVLPPF; this is encoded by the exons ATGAGCGGCGAGCTGCTACTGGAGGAGACGCTCATCAAGCGTTCGCAGCAGAAGAAAAGGACGTCGCCGTTAAACTACAAGGAAAGACTCTTCGTCCTCACCAAGACCAGTCTGACGTACTACGATGGGAAACCCGAG AAGAGGTTCAAGAAGGCGTCGATCGAGCTGAGCCGCATCAAATGTGTGGAGATCGTGAGGAACGGCAACGTTCCCGTCCCCTGCGAGAACAAGTACCCGTTCCAG GTGGTGCACGACAACAACATCCTCTACGTCTTCGCTCCGACCCAAAACAGCCGGAGTCTCTGGGTCCAAAGCCTGAAAGATG AGATCAGGACCAACGCCAACGTGCTGCTGAAGTACCACCCGCAGTTCTGGCAGGACGGCTCGTGGGTCTGCTGTCGGCAGGCGGAGAAGCAGGCGCTGGGCTGCGAGCAGTACAAGCTGTTCGACA ACTCCAGGAAGCCTTTACCAGAGCtgcctgaaaacaaaagaagt CGTCCCCTCACTCCCCCGCCACCGGAGCCCGACTCAGGCGAGGAGGTCATGGTGGCTCTGTTCGACTTCCCGGGCGTGGAGGCGCACGACCTGAGCCTGAAGAAAGGAGGCGAGTACgtcattttggagaaatgcGACCCCAACTGGTACAGAGCTCGCAACAAGTACGG agagGAAGGCTACATCCCGAGTAACTACATCACAGAGAGGAAGTCCGGAAGCCTGAAGGAGTGCGT ctggtACAGTAAGAATGTGAACAGAAACAAGGcggaggagctgctgaggaaGGAG GACAAAGAAGGAGCCTTCATCGTCCGGGACTCCAGCACCTCGGGGATGTACACCGTGTCTCTTTACTCCAAGTCTTCCTCGGG GGAGGCGGGGCCTGTTATAAAACATTACCACATAAAGGAGACCGAAGGCTCGCCCACGCTGTACTACCTGGCTGAGAAACACATGTTTCCCTGCATCCCTGAACTCATTGAGTACCACAAACACAACGGcgcag GGCTCGTCACCAGGCTCAGGTATCCTGTAGGGAAGCAGGATAAATCCACGCCCCCCACGGCCGGCTTCAGCTACG AGAAGTGGGAGATCAACCCGAGCGAGATGACCTTCATGAAGGAGCTGGGCAGCGGGCAGTACGGCACGGTGAGGCTCGGCTTGTGGAGGGCGCGGCACAAAGTGGCCATCAAGACCATCCGGGAGGGCGCCATGCACGAGGAGGACTTCATCGAGGAGGCCAAAGTCATGAT GAAGCTGTCCCACCCGAAGCTGGTGCAGCTGTACGGCGTCTGCAGCCAGAACCGGCCCATCTTCATCATCACAGAGTTCATGGAGAACGGCTGCCTGCTGAACTTCCTCAGGCAGCGGCGGGGCAGCTTCAGCTTCGAGTCCCTGCTGAGCATGTGCCTGGACGTGTGCGAGGGGATGGAGTACCTGGAGGCCAACAGCTTCATCCACAGAGACCTG GCTGCCAGGAACTGCTTGTTGAACGAAGCTCTGGTGGTAAAGGTGTCCGACTTCGGCATGGCCAG GTACGTGTTGGACGACCAGTACACCAGCTCGTCAAGCACCAAGTTTCCCGTGAAGTGGTCGCCTCCTGAAGTCTTTTACTACACCAGATACAGCAGCAAGTCGGACGTCTGGTCGTTCG GTGTGCTGATGTGGGAGGTCTTCACAGAAGGTCGAGTTCCTTTCGAACAGAGCAAGAACCACGAGGTGGTGAAGTTCGTGAGCGAAGGTCACCGTCTCTTCAGGCCGAAGCTGGCCACTGCTGGGATGTACGACGTCATGCAGTTCTGCTGGCACGAG AAACCGGAGGACCGGCCGTCCTTCTCGTCTCTTTGTCTCATGCTGGCGGACATGTTGGAGGAGGACGTTCTGCCTCCGTTCTGA
- the LOC108249143 gene encoding endonuclease domain-containing 1 protein: MKIICSVHPLLSSLNKRTPDPKMAFQQVWFFLLFLLLPVPTLAKVVRSMSECDQFFLHRTPPRVPGILEDGTVHNQNRYKPICQTYRNRMRFITLYDVRNRIPVFSAFRFVEVKDSRRPRTQWRIEPQLEKENANRNMINLPKHKTFSHQAVSTDYRSNRTFDRGHIFPSSYASTAEDKKSTFTLTNIVPQAESFNKGSWGRMERCTRCVMEKYCINSNGATEGFGVIGAQPSVNQTLNNRVNIPSVLWSAFCCYNANAKAWMASAHWGDNVPDESKNKHLETKTLEELQDRLRTADSDFQVFPGTNCPLNTTVSGFYPEMENCDCPPSSSKPRLSTLTSDSVSSTSASVPYIYSSLLIYTYHCIF; encoded by the exons atgaaaataatttgcTCTGTTCACCCACTTTTATCTTCTCTAAATAAAAGGACACCAGATCCAAAGATGGCGTTTCAGCAGGTGTGgtttttccttctcttcctcctcctgcctgtTCCCACATTGGCTAAGGTGGTGAGATCCATGTCCGAATGCGACCAGTTTTTTCTTCACCGGACTCCTCCACGTGTCCCGGGCATCCTGGAGGATGGGACAGTCCATAACCAGAACCGCTACAAACCCATCTGCCAGACGTACAGGAACAGGATGAGATTCATCACGCTCTACGATGTCAGAAACAGGATTCCAGTCTTTTCTGCCTTTAGGTTTGTTGAagtgaaagacagcaggagaccCAGAACCCAGTGGAGAATAGAGCCACAG CTCGAGAAGGAAAATGCCAACAGGAACATGATCAACCTACCCAAGCACAAGACCTTCAGCCACCAGGCTGTGAGCACCGATTACAGATCCAACAGAACGTTTGACAGGGGGCATATTTTCCCGAGTTCTTACGCGTCAACAGCCGAAGACAAGAAGTCTACTTTCACCCTGACCAACATTGTTCCACAAGCAGAGTCCTTCAATAAGGGAAGCTGGGGCAGGATGGAGAGGTGTACCAGATGTGTGATGGAAAAGTACTGCATCAACAGCAACGGTGCAACCGAAGGCTTCGGGGTGATCGGAGCCCAGCCCAGCGTCAACCAGACCCTCAACAACCGGGTCAACATTCCCTCCGTGCTCTGGTCGGCGTTCTGCTGCTACAACGCCAACGCCAAGGCGTGGATGGCAAGCGCACACTGGGGCGACAACGTTCCAGATgagtccaaaaacaaacatctggagacGAAGACCCTGGAGGAGCTCCAAGACAGACTGAGGACAGCAGACTCAGACTTCCAAGTGTTTCCCGGGACGAACTGTCCTCTCAACACAACCGTCAGCGGATTTTACCCAGAAATGGAAAACTGCGACTGTCCACCGTCGAGTTCCAAACCCCGTCTTTCAACTTTAACATCTGACTCAGTCTCGTCTACATCTGCTTCTGTTCCTTACATCTACTCTTCACTGCTCATATATACGTATCATTGCATCTTCTAA
- the LOC108249157 gene encoding tripartite motif-containing protein 16-like: MAQKGVWLNQESMSCSICLDLLKDPVTIPCGHSYCMNCIKTYWDGEDQRRIHSCPQCRKDFIPRPVLVKNTMLAELVEELKKTGLQAAPADHCYAGPEDVSCDVCTERKLKAVKSCLDCLASYCEKHLQPHHEAPPLQKHQLVEPSKKLQENICPRHDEVMKIFCRTDQQCICYLCFMDEHKGHETVSAAAGRAEKQKELEASRQQIQQRIQDRQKDVKLLQQEVEAINVSADKTVEDSEKTFTQLIRLIQKRSSDVKQQLRSQQETEVSRVKELQEKLEQEITELKRKDAELEQLSHTEDHNQFLHNYPSVSALSESTHSSSIKSRPRRHFEDVTAAVEELRDKLQDVLRDMWTDISLRVSEVDVLLPQPEPKTRDGFLKYSQEITLDPNTANRYLLLSEGNRKVTLMEQQQSYPDHPDRFTYYYQVLSRESLTGRCYWELFL, encoded by the exons ATGGCGCAGAAAGGAGTTTGGCTGAACCAAGAATCTATGTCTTGTTCGATCTGTTTGGATCTCCTGAAGGATCCGGTGACTATTCCCTGTGGACACAGCTACTGTATGAACTGTATTAAAACCTACTGGGATGGAGAGGATCAGAGGAGAATCCACAGCTGTCCTCAGTGCAGGAAGGACTTCATACCGAGGCCTGTTCTGGTGAAAAACACCATGTTAGCAGAGttggtggaggagctgaagaagactGGACTCCAAGCAGCTCCTGCTGATCACTGCTATGCTGGACCTGAAGATGTGTCCTGTGATGTTTgcactgagaggaaactgaaggCTGTCAAGTCCTGTCTGGACTGTTTGGCCTCTTACTGTGAGAAACACCTCCAACCTCACCATGAAGCTCCACCGTTACAGAAACACCAGCTGGTGGAGCCCTCCAAGAAGCTCCAGGAGAACATCTGCCCTCGTCATGATGAGGTGATGAAGATTTTCTGTCGTACTGATCAGCAGTGTATCTGTTATCTCTGCTTCATGGATGAACATAAAGGACATGAAacagtctcagctgcagcaggaagagctgAGAAGCAGAAGGAGCTCGAGGCGAGTCGACAACAAATCCAGCAGAGAATCCAGGACCGACAGAAAGATGTGAAGCTGCTCCAACAGGAGGTGGAGGCCATCAATGtctctgctgataaaacagtGGAGGACAGTGAGAAGACCTTCACTCAGCTGATCCGTCTCATCCAGAAAAGAAGCTCTgatgtgaagcagcagctcagatcccagcaggaaactgaagtgAGTCGAGTCAAAGAgcttcaggagaagctggagcaggagatcactgagctgaagaggaaagacgccgagctggagcagctctcacacacagaggatCACAACCAGTTTCTCCACAACTACCCCTCAGTGTCAGCACTCAGTGAGTCTACACACTCATCCAGCATCAAGAGTCGTCCTCGGAGACACTTTGAGGACgtgacagcagctgtggaggagctcagagacaaactACAGGACGTCCTGAGGGACATGTGGACAGACATCTCACTGAGAGTCTCTGAAGTGGACGTTTTACTGCCACaaccagaaccaaagaccaGAGATGGattcttaaaatattcacaagaAATCACTCTggatccaaacacagcaaacagataTCTGTTGTTATCTGAGGGGAACAGAAAAGTAACATTAATGGAACAACAACAGTCTTATCCTGATCATCCAGACAGATTCACTTATTATTATCAGGTTCTGAGCAGAGAGAGTCTGACCGGACGTTGTTACTGGGAG CTGTTTCTTTGA
- the LOC108249165 gene encoding tripartite motif-containing protein 16-like: MEQKEVELNQKSISCSICLDLLKDPVTIPCGHSYCMNCIKTCWDGEDQRRIHSCPQCGQTFERRPDLKKNIMLAALMEELKRDGLQAAPADLCYAGPEDVSCDVCTERKLKAVKSCLVCLASYCEKHLHLHFESAAFEKHQLVEPSKKLQETICPRHDEVMKIFCRTDQQCICYLCFMDEHKGHETVSAAAGRAEKQKELEASRQQIQQRIQDRQKDVKLLQQEVEAINVSADKTVEDSEKTFTQLIRLIQKRSSDVKQQLRSQQETEVSRVKELQEKLEQEITELKRKDAELEQLSHTEDHNQFLHNYPSVSALSESTHSSSIKSRPRRHFEDVTAAVEELRDKLQDVLRDMWTDISLRVSEVDVLLPQPEPKTRDGFLKYSQEITLDPNTANRYLLLSEGNRKVTLMEQQQSYPDHPDRFTYYYQVLSRESLTGRCYWEVESRRGGVRVAVAYRSIKRAGRLNECLFGCNDRSWALCCDRNSYTFWHNNVKTPVSGFCSSRVGVYLDHRAGVLSFYSVSETMTLLHRVQTTFTQPLHAGLLFYSDGDTAEVIKLN, encoded by the coding sequence ATGGAGCAGAAAGAAGTGGAGCTGAACCAGAAATCCATCTCCTGTTCGATCTGTTTGGATCTCCTGAAGGATCCGGTGACTATTCCCTGTGGACACAGCTACTGTATGAACTGTATTAAAACCTGCTGGGATGGAGAGGATCAGAGGAGAATCCACAGCTGTCCTCAGTGCGGGCAGACATTTGAACGAAGGCCTGActtgaagaaaaacatcatgTTAGCAGCTTTAATGGAGGAGTTAAAGAGAGACGGACTCCAAGCTGCTCCTGCTGATCTCTGCTATGCTGGACCTGAAGATGTGTCCTGTGATGTCTgcactgagaggaaactgaaggCTGTCAAGTCCTGTCTGGTCTGTTTGGCTTCTTACTGTGAGAAACACCTCCACCTTCACTTTGAATCTGCTGCTTTTGAGAAACACCAGCTGGTGGAGCCCTCCAAGAAGCTCCAGGAGACCATCTGCCCTCGTCACGATGAGGTGATGAAGATTTTCTGTCGTACTGATCAGCAGTGTATCTGTTATCTCTGCTTCATGGATGAACATAAAGGACATGAAacagtctcagctgcagcaggaagagctgAGAAGCAGAAGGAGCTCGAGGCGAGTCGACAACAAATCCAGCAGAGAATCCAGGACCGACAGAAAGATGTGAAGCTGCTCCAACAGGAGGTGGAGGCCATCAATGtctctgctgataaaacagtGGAGGACAGTGAGAAGACCTTCACTCAGCTGATCCGTCTCATCCAGAAAAGAAGCTCTgatgtgaagcagcagctcagatcccagcaggaaactgaagtgAGTCGAGTCAAAGAgcttcaggagaagctggagcaggagatcactgagctgaagaggaaagacgccgagctggagcagctctcacacacagaggatCACAACCAGTTTCTCCACAACTACCCCTCAGTGTCAGCACTCAGTGAGTCTACACACTCATCCAGCATCAAGAGTCGTCCTCGGAGACACTTTGAGGACgtgacagcagctgtggaggagctcagagacaaactACAGGACGTCCTGAGGGACATGTGGACAGACATCTCACTGAGAGTCTCTGAAGTGGACGTTTTACTGCCACaaccagaaccaaagaccaGAGATGGattcttaaaatattcacaagaAATCACTCTggatccaaacacagcaaacagataTCTGTTGTTATCTGAGGGGAACAGAAAAGTAACATTAATGGAACAACAACAGTCTTATCCTGATCATCCAGACAGATTCACTTATTATTATCAGGTTCTGAGCAGAGAGAGTCTGACCGGACGTTGTTACTGGGAGGTGGAGTCGAGGCGCGGCGGGGTTCGTGTTGCCGTCGCCTACAGGAGCATCAAGAGAGCGGGCCGCCTGAACGAGTGTCTGTTCGGCTGCAACGACAGATCCTGGGCTTTATGCTGTGACAGGAACAGTTACACGTTTTGGCACAACAACGTTAAAACTCCAGTTTCAGGATTTTGTTCCTCCAGAGTCGGAGTGTACCTGGACCACAGAGCAGGTGTTCTGTCTTTCTACAGCGTCTCTGAAACCATGACTCTcctccacagagtccagaccacATTCACTCAGCCGCTCCACGCCGGACTTCTGTTTTACTCTGATGGAGACACAGCCGAGGTCATTAAACTGAATTAG